In a single window of the Arachis hypogaea cultivar Tifrunner chromosome 6, arahy.Tifrunner.gnm2.J5K5, whole genome shotgun sequence genome:
- the LOC112697072 gene encoding nudix hydrolase 13, mitochondrial has translation MSCLSARTGRQRQRYEGNLRLVSGCIPYRWIKDSTDQTGETEEMIEVLMVSSPKRDDLVFPKGGWEDDETVTEAACREALEEAGVKGLLREVPLGIWEFRSKSNLDLCCTEGGCKGYMFAMEVTEELHTWPEQNNRSRQWLNIKQAFSLSRYEWMCSALEEFLRVIEEERKLEKQDEDSIGCPSSLVADVSESQTMAPPKCYKRSSTMPHHSMNSKKNILSCAS, from the exons ATGTCGTGTTTGTCAGCAAGAACAGGACGACAAAGACAGCGTTATGAAGGAAATTTGCGCCTTGTCTCCGG GTGTATTCCCTATAGGTGGATAAAGGACAGCACAGATCAAACGGGCGAAACAGAGGAAATGATAGAAGTACTCATGGTTTCTTCGCCGAAACGCGATGATCTTGTATTTCCAAAG GGTGGATGGGAGGATGATGAAACTGTTACGGAAGCCGCGTGCCGCGAAGCATTAGAGGAAGCAGGAGTTAAAGGACTTCTAAGA gaaGTTCCACTGGGAATATGGGAATTCAGAAGCAAAAGCAACCTTGACTTATGTTGCACGGAAGGTGGTTGTAAAGGATACATGTTTGCCATGGAGGTTACCGAAGAACTTCACACTTGGCCGGAGCAAAATAACCGCAGTCGCCAATGG TTAAACATAAAGCAGGCATTTAGTCTGAGCCGGTACGAGTGGATGTGTAGCGCGCTCGAGGAGTTTCTTAGAGtcatagaagaagaaagaaagcttGAGAAGCAAGATGAAGATAGCATTGGTTGCCCTTCAAGTCTAGTAGCAGATGTTTCAGAATCTCAAACTATGGCACCGCCTAAGTGCTATAAAAGATCCTCTACTATGCCACACCATAGTATGAATTCTAAGAAAAACATCTTATCATGTGCTTCTTAA